One window of the Micromonas commoda chromosome 11, complete sequence genome contains the following:
- a CDS encoding predicted protein, whose product MSHDVDQSDTAPGAAAALMRERVDMFAEELKSAREYSDAINRLLQTQLSTLGDDDGETQNKNKSRSRTKKPALERKTKRKALGSVRGASRTALSDVKLNESQRRSHLAEDPSASSSAFKSAKDVSARETKAMALEAGIRRLQKDVERHRATEASLRAALDAETEVWKFDCSVSDEEELHEKLAASLDMQAQMQEELARELTLRITAEEASEQAKKDLDSLQRDFDSLKDDVAQRASASKERDDLLEELRRETEARRTAEVAYEEVQSRVQTLENTLEKQRSELRSRASENSQEITSSLETAKAEATQARARVEETLAALTRAKQAERGARKSELATANAARAELKEMKRRLAKESEKRQKAEAEAQTIQMKLEEHINGDRRDDSSKIAEAIQSKEMAEAQASMLRSCLEDTEEMLEESRATARTLEAKLKETQVMQKSDPSVDEKMQTLLSRAEEAEQSVSAARLIAKHAEEGLATARHDAEDMAQYLKKLVAEHEAAISRLHAESKEKDESIEALRRAHDETLNKSKVLDEMLIRAEQTKRQLNERLSKANAEVKTLTETCVQHDDSAFHERLASMQQKLNSVEDAKSGAEASLQQMQEEMKHLQSKLAEKEAKDAGATVSVPIEVTPTVDMVVQTDPPPQLIDICTQMDASIDVRVKLSADIEEKSKALEEVQLRFIAAEVKHNADLAAMQQLCDELKSKADASAHSANELESKLVWATQRSSDLESELATLREEAKLSLDVKVKEVVAATQAARDALVGKSAAETEIQQLKHMLSKYEEAASSNHEMEIDVVELREALSNAAVTIRNQEASLSELTAQLEAAEAASADGEAQNALLRDELAAKLEKAEESLKTARAENAKHEWTISELKSRLDMSELNGHGMQDEIQKLKSSLMESTAETSRLGSAASKQAAESQAKVSELQHSLNDAFREIEGLRLLVKRFTADLKDSEDRFTQLQGDSEASVRTASELKHRCDAAEKQASEIDAAFSAFKSEAKARLELQGNQLMEAQRALTDAATKAKADEEEVQRLKLVAQQMEATPSIDEALKVEVLELREALHLAQEAHEVQETSLSELTARLEAAEAASTDGEAQNALLRDELAAKLEKAEESLKTARAENAKHEWKVSVLTSDLDMQKSWTAAKEREVLELNEALVMVRAEVQSATSEATAKLSSTTNELSEARQTIDKCRRELDEARQLSDRLASELDVSKQQLLTATVDAAKFKKDFEAKCVEAEIQANEAAAALSAFKQDANTTLKQKTDELVALSGVATDTKAAKDSAETELRRLRQAIAQHEANVSMDEALRVEVIELREALTDALEAHKNQRTSLSELTVRLEAAEAASADGEAQNALLRDELAAKLEKAEESLKTARAENAKHEWTISELKSQVQVGEVKLKDATSKVTSTSAKLAESEDSLAVSIRELKESRRRITQIAADLERVQHKHEKSIEASYQTEMKLAAVEQRAAWAEAALVAFKQERLHDLEVKSQQVKSVATSHADNTLEEFKKIANVSLERRTTEMLLATRVASEATAAKEAAEAEIQRMKQTLEDVQAKTAADVHLQSDVRDLQAILVQSTKMLHQRFEAVDEAVATKEAGNKLVSQLASIESLAAQEAARTEVNRLTCLVADAEKENGASKEKIHQLEAEVHVLQSALAEARKAHDSQLGLQDELRSQLIALQLSYDAREKDHEEAAAKLRHQFDEKLEASMRELIETTDRAAKAMASKELADAEVTRLVALCSELEKHDEAAIEDAVKAKTAELTKRITGLQKDHDEALSLCDSLRLQLDTVAAAAEKANELNDRCIQEAEVYASAASIVMHEMSDQLAQLNSEVTAAKANITSLSAVRESLEDELLSMEVEIKVALEERTQAMQEVSELKKSISGLGKVRDDLVVAHSEMRKLKEAEEREVELQLRAESAEQRERELHTKIISTQSALRELRLENGSMETRLACGAAELSSAKEEAIQLREEVKKIQLAALDASASDTNVKSKINAVKEALKDSEAALEIERLARSAAEARVSALEQRLGLLNSTAGEFTQQLDEGSNEEIAQLLDVAQEEVERARAECQMAKKELRGAKSRVRQLEEEVIRLQTHEHALHALIGSA is encoded by the exons ATGAGCCATGATGTGGATCAGAGCGATACTGCTccgggtgcggcggcggcgctgatgCGCGAGAGG GTGGATATGTTTGCGGAGGAGCTAAAGAGTGCGAGAGAATACAGTGATGCCATCAACAGACTGTTGCAG ACTCAACTCAGCACGCTTGGGGATGATGATGGAGAAACGCAGAACAAGAATAAGAGCAGGAGCCGGACGAAGAAACCAGCTCTGGAGCGGAAAACCAAACGGAAGGCACTTGGCTCTGTTCGCGGCGCCAGCAGGACAGCTCTTAGCGACGTGAAGCTCAACGAAAGTCAACGGCGATCACACTTGGCTGAAGATCCGTCAGCCTCGAGCAGTGCATTTAAATCAGCGAAGGATGTTTCCGCGCGCGAAACGAAAGCCATGGCCCTTGAGGCTGGTATACGACGCCTCCAAAAAGACGTGGAGCGACACCGTGCGACGGAAGCAAGTTTGCGCGCAGCGCTCGATGCAGAGACGGAGGTTTGGAAGTTTGACTGTTCAGTCAGCGACGAAGAGGAACTGCACGAAAAACTCGCAGCCTCACTTGATATGCAAGCACAGATGCAGGAAGAGTTGGCCCGGGAGTTGACCTTAAGGATAACTGCGGAGGAAGCAAGTGAGCAGGCCAAAAAAGATTTGGACTCCTTGCAACGTGACTTTGACAGCCTCAAGGATGATGTCGCAcagcgcgcgagcgcgtccaaaGAGCGAGATGACCTATTGGAAGAGCTTCGACGCGAAACTGAAGCCAGGAGAACTGCTGAGGTGGCGTACGAAGAGGTACAAAGTCGGGTTCAGACTTTAGAGAATACCCTTGAGAAGCAGCGCAGTGAGCTGCGCTCACGCGCGAGTGAAAACTCACAGGAAATAACATCCAGCCTGGAAACCGCAAAGGCAGAAGCGACGcaagctcgagctcgagtcgAAGAAACTCTGGCAGCCCTCACAAGGGCTAAGCAAGCCGAACGTGGCGCACGAAAATCTGAGTTGGCTACCGCAAACGCTGCCCGTGCAGAGCTGAAAGAGATGAAGAGGAGGTTGGCAAAGGAATCTGAGAAACGACAAAAAGCTGAGGCCGAGGCTCAAACAATCCAAATGAAGTTGGAAGAACATATCAACGGGGATAGACGCGACGATTCCAGCAAGATAGCAGAGGCAATTCAGTCGAAAgagatggcggaggcgcaAGCCTCCATGTTGCGATCGTGCCTTGAAGACACCGAGGAAATGCTTGAAGAGTCCCGAGCTACCGCTCGCACGCTGGAAGCAAAACTGAAGGAAACGCAGGTCATGCAGAAGAGTGATCCTTCTGTAGATGAAAAAATGCAAACACTCCTTTCACGAGCAGAAGAAGCAGAGCAAAGTGTATCAGCAGCTCGCTTGATAGCTAAACACGCAGAGGAAGGATTGGCGACAGCAAGGCATGATGCTGAAGACATGGCGCAATATCTAAAAAAATTAGTCGCAGAGCATGAAGCAGCCATCTCGCGTCTACATGCCGAATCAAAAGAGAAGGATGAGTCCATAGAGGCTCTTAGACGTGCACACGATGAAACACTGAACAAATCAAAGGTACTCGATGAGATGCTCATTCGCGCTGAACAGACAAAGCGCCAGCTCAACGAACGACTGTCAAAGGCCAATGCTGAAGTGAAAACCTTAACGGAGACATGTGTTCAGCATGATGACAGTGCTTTTCATGAGCGACTCGCATCCATGCAGCAAAAGTTGAATTCTGTTGAGGATGCCAAGAGTGGCGCAGAAGCAAGCCTGCAGCAAATGCAGGAGGAAATGAAGCATTTGCAATCAAAACTTGCAGAAAAGGAGGCCAAGGATGCTGGAGCAACTGTATCGGTGCCCATCGAAGTGACGCCAACTGTTGACATGGTTGTACAGACCGACCCACCTCCCCAACTCATCGACATCTGTACACAGATGGATGCCAGTATCGACGTCCGCGTAAAACTAAGCGCTGACATTGAAGAAAAATCAAAAGCGCTGGAGGAAGTGCAGTTAAGATTCATCGCAGCCGAAGTAAAACACAACGCTGACCTTGCAGCAATGCAGCAACTCTGTGACGAGCTGAAATCAAAGGCAGATGCCTCTGCACATTCTGCGAATGAACTCGAGTCTAAGCTTGTCTGGGCTACGCAGAGATCCTCAGATTTAGAATCCGAGCTGGCAACACTACGAGAAGAAGCAAAGTTATCATTGGACGTCAAGGTGAAAGAAGTGGTTGCTGCCACTCAGGCTGCGAGAGACGCACTGGTGGGCAAGTCAGCTGCCGAGACAGAAATTCAGCAGCTGAAGCACATGCTCTCCAAATATGAAGAAGCAGCATCTTCCAATCATGAGATGGAGATCGACGTCGTAGAGCTCCGTGAGGCGCTCTCGAATGCAGCAGTAACAATAAGGAACCAGGAAGCATCGTTGTCTGAGCTGACTGCCCAGCTTGAAGCTGCCGAAGCCGCATCCGCTGATGGCGAAGCCCAGAATGCTTTGCTGCGGGACGAGTTGGCGGCAAAGTTGGAGAAGGCAGAAGAGAGTCTGAAGACGGCACGGGCTGAGAATGCGAAGCACGAGTGGACAATATCGGAATTGAAGTCTCGCCTTGATATGTCGGAGCTGAATGGTCATGGCATGCAGGACGAGATTCAGAAACTGAAGAGCTCTCTGATGGAGTCCACTGCGGAAACTTCTAGATTGGGCAGTGCTGCAAGCAAACAAGCAGCGGAATCTCAGGCAAAGGTTTCAGAGCTACAACATTCTTTGAATGATGCATTTCGGGAAATCGAAGGATTACGACTTCTCGTCAAACGCTTCACTGCTGACTTGAAGGATTCGGAAGATCGCTTTACTCAGCTTCAGGGAGACTCGGAAGCTTCCGTGAGAACTGCCTCCGAGCTAAAACATCGCTGTGATGCTGCAGAGAAACAAGCATCCGAGATTGATGCTGCATTTTCCGCTTTCAAGTCAGAGGCCAAAGCCAGACTTGAGTTACAAGGGAACCAATTGATGGAAGCTCAACGTGCTCTCACAGATGCTGCAACTAAAGCAAAGGCGGATGAAGAAGAAGTGCAGCGGCTGAAGCTAGTCGCACAACAAATGGAAGCGACACCATCaatcgacgaggcgctgaaAGTTGAGGTTTTAGAGCTCCGAGAGGCTTTGCATCTAGCGCAAGAAGCTCATGAAGTCCAGGAAACATCATTGTCTGAGCTGACTGCCCGGCTTGAAGCTGCCGAAGCCGCATCCACTGATGGCGAAGCCCAGAATGCTTTGCTGCGGGACGAGTTGGCGGCAAAGTTGGAGAAGGCAGAAGAGAGTCTGAAGACGGCACGGGCTGAGAATGCGAAGCACGAGTGGAAAGTATCAGTGCTTACATCTGATTTAGATATGCAAAAGTCTTGGACTGCTGCAaaggagcgcgaggttcTTGAGCTCAACGAAGCGCTTGTGATGGTGCGGGCAGAAGTTCAGAGTGCAACCAGTGAAGCTACCGCGAAGCTGTCAAGCACGACCAACGAACTTTCGGAAGCTCGGCAAACAATTGATAAATGTCGTCGAGAGCTTGATGAAGCACGCCAGCTCTCGGATCGCCTCGCGAGCGAGCTTGATGTTTCGAAGCAACAACTTCTGACTGCAACAGTCGATGCCGCTAAGTTCAAGAAAGATTTTGAAGCCAAGTGCGTCGAGGCAGAAATACAAGCAAATGAGGCAGCCGCTGCGCTTTCAGCCTTTAAGCAAGACGCAAATACAACCTTAAAGCAAAAAACAGACGAGCTGGTAGCGTTATCCGGTGTTGCGACTGATAccaaggcggccaaggatTCTGCTGAGACCGAACTTCGTCGACTTAGACAGGCTATTGCACAGCATGAAGCCAATGTCTCAATGGATGAAGCCTTGAGAGTCGAGGTGATTGAGCTTCGTGAGGCTctcaccgacgcgctggAAGCTCACAAGAATCAACGAACATCTTTATCTGAGCTGACTGTCCGGCTTGAAGCTGCCGAAGCCGCATCCGCTGATGGCGAAGCCCAGAATGCTTTGCTGCGGGACGAGTTGGCGGCAAAGTTGGAGAAGGCAGAAGAGAGTCTGAAGACGGCACGGGCTGAGAATGCGAAGCACGAGTGGACAATATCGGAATTAAAGTCTCAGGTTCAAGTTGGCGAAGTCAAGCTAAAAGATGCCACCTCAAAAGTCACGAGCACTTCGGCTAAGCTAGCAGAATCTGAAGATTCTCTTGCTGTTTCAATCCGCGAGTTGAAGGAATCGAGAAGACGAATAACTCAAATCGCCGCTGATCTTGAGCGTGTCCAACACAAACATGAGAAATCCATTGAGGCCAGCTATCAAACTGAAATGAAACTCGCTGCAGTTGAGCAGCGTGCAGCATGGGCTGAAGCAGCGTTGGTAGCTTTTAAGCAGGAAAGATTGCATGATTTGGAGGTGAAGAGCCAACAAGTGAAGTCTGTTGCGACATCCCATGCCGACAACACCCTTGAAGAGTTCAAAAAAATTGCCAATGTTTCCTTGGAGCGGAGGACCACAGAGATGCTACTGGCCACCCGCGTGGCATCTGAGGCAACGGCTGCGAAGGAAGCTGCTGAAGCAGAGATCCAGCGAATGAAGCAGACCCTAGAAGATGTCCAGGCGAAGACAGCTGCAGATGTTCATCTCCAAAGCGATGTGCGCGATCTTCAAGCAATCTTGGTCCAGTCTACTAAGATGCTTCATCAAAGATTTGAAGCTGTGGACGAAGCTGTTGCAACTAAGGAGGCCGGGAACAAATTGGTATCTCAATTGGCGTCTATTGAAAGTTTAGCTGCTCAAGAAGCTGCTCGCACAGAAGTCAACCGCTTGACATGTCTTGTTGCTGATGCGGAGAAAGAGAATGGCGCGTCAAAGGAGAAAATCCATCAACTTGAAGCTGAGGTTCACGTCCTTCAATCTGCGCTCGCCGAAGCGCGAAAGGCCCACGACTCGCAACTTGGTTTGCAAGATGAGTTGCGTTCTCAGCTCATTGCCCTACAACTTTCGTATGATGCTCGCGAGAAAGATCATGAAGAGGCTGCCGCCAAGCTTCGACATCAATTTGATGAGAAGCTTGAAGCTTCTATGCGCGAACTTATAGAAACCACTGACCGTGCGGCGAAGGCGATGGCATCGAAGGAACTTGCTGATGCGGAAGTCACTCGTCTCGTAGCCCTTTGTTCCGAACTAGAGAAGCACGACGAAGCGGCAATCGAAGATGCAGTCAAAGCTAAGACGGCAGAACTTACCAAAAGAATCACAGGTTTGCAAAAGGACCATGATGAAGCGCTCAGTTTGTGTGATTCACTCCGGTTGCAGCTTGACACGGTAGCTGCCGCCGCAGAGAAAGCAAATGAACTTAACGATCGATGCATTCAAGAAGCTGAGGTGTATGCTTCAGCGGCGAGTATTGTCATGCATGAGATGAGCGACCAGCTAGCCCAACTCAATTCAGAGGTCACTGCTGCGAAGGCTAACATTACTTCTTTGAGTGCCGTCCGAGAATCTCTTGAGGACGAGTTGTTGTCTATGGAGGTCGAAATCAAGGTTGCTCTCGAAGAACGAACACAAGCAATGCAGGAAGTCAGCGAGCTCAAGAAAAGTATTTCGGGACTTGGCAAGGTTCGTGACGACCTGGTTGTTGCTCATTCTGAGATGAGAAAACTCAAAGAGGCTGAAGAACGAGAGGTTGAGTTGCAATTGCGAGCTGAGAGCGCAGAGCAACGCGAACGCGAATTGCACACCAAAATAATCAGCACTCAAAGTGCATTACGCGAATTGAGATTGGAGAATGGATCGATGGAGACTAGATTGGCTTGCGGAGCAGCAGAACTTTCTTCAGCAAAGGAAGAAGCCATCCAACTCAGGGAAGAAGTGAAAAAGATTCAACTTGCGGCGTTGGATGCTTCAGCTTCTGACACTAACGTCAAATCGAAAATTAACGCAGTTAAAGAAGCCCTGAAGGATTCCGAGGCAGCGTTAGAAATCGAACGGCTCGCTCGCTCAGCCGCGGAAGCACGTGTTTCTGCTCTCGAACAACGTTTGGGTCTCCTCAACAGCACAGCCGGTGAGTTCACTCAACAACTTGACGAGGGCTCGAATGAAGAAATCGCTCAGTTGCTCGATGTAGCGCAAGAGGAAGTGGAAAGGGCTAGGGCCGAGTGTCAGATGGCCAAGAAGGAACTGAGAGGTGCAAAATCGCGTGTCCGACAACTTGAGGAGGAGGTGATACGACTTCAGACGCACGAACACGCTCTACATGCACTTATCGGCTCCGCCTGA
- a CDS encoding predicted protein — MKLHVLDLKSGATELNDVDDTDTIGALKQKLFEASLIDVEPSKQRLIHAGRELSDEKKQLREERVGDGDVVAVMKSRVTKSGNSRGRARQAISEPAANLHLINKLMARAGSVVAQQTSNGDPLDLQGLKLSDGAESTQVGGVQQSVTQATGRGLGITLPEPDARAVEQLVEMGFPEARARKALLLHLNHSPAAMEWLLEVGDSPEADAELTDAQIRHIMSASTVHPLLRMRQEASSATQGPDETVIQRLVEMGFAREEVLSALAATNNDYDAACAWLLGERGNSGAYQAQTGQMNDGSGAQGNPESMQALLGNILTHPAIQAGMQSERVLQAFQAMIEDPSSAHDYLNDPEVGPILLRVHSILSRVADQRGQP, encoded by the coding sequence ATGAAGCTCCACGTGCTGGACCTGAAGTCCGGGGCGACCGAACTAAACGATGTGGATGACACGGATACAATTGGTGCTCTGAAGCAAAAGTTGTTTGAAGCGAGCCTGATCGACGTGGAGCCTTCGAAACAGAGACTGATTCACGCCGGAAGAGAACTCTCCGATGAGAAAAAGCAGCTCCGGGAAGAGCGAGTTGGTGACGGCGACGTAGTCGCTGTCATGAAATCACGGGTCACGAAATCGGGGAATAGCAGAGGTCGGGCGCGACAGGCGATCAGCGAGCCAGCAGCCAACCTCCATCTGATCAATAAGCTGATGGCACGGGCCGGCTCAGTCGTCGCTCAACAAACTTCCAATGGGGATCCGCTGGACTTGCAGGGTCTGAAACTCTCTGATGGCGCGGAGTCTACGCAGGTTGGCGGAGTCCAGCAGAGCGTGACACAAGCCACTGGGCGAGGCCTTGGAATCACCCTGCCTGAGCCGGACGCTCGAGCCGTCGAACAGCTCGTGGAGATGGGTTTcccggaggcgagggcgaggaagGCACTTCTCCTCCACCTGAACCACAGCCCTGCTGCGATGGAGTGGCTACTCGAGGTGGGAGATAGCCCGGaggccgacgcggagctcacCGATGCGCAGATAAGACATATCATGAGTGCATCGACAGTGCACCCGCTTCTCAGGATGAGGCAAGAGGCATCGAGCGCAACACAGGGGCCCGACGAGACAGTCATCCAGCGACTTGTGGAGATGGGCTTTGCTCGGGAGGAGGTGttgtccgccttggccgcaACGAACAACGAttacgacgccgcgtgcgcaTGGTTGCTCGGGGAAAGGGGTAATTCGGGGGCGTATCAGGCGCAAACTGGCCAGATGAATGACGGGTCCGGTGCGCAGGGAAACCCGGAGAGTATGCAGGCGCTTCTTGGCAACATTCTTACTCATCCAGCCATCCAGGCAGGCATGCAGTCCGAGCGTGTGCTTCAAGCTTTTCAAGCGATGATTGAGGATCCATCGTCGGCACATGATTATCTGAACGATCCCGAGGTTGGACCCATCTTGCTCCGCGTGCACTCCATCctgtcgcgcgtcgcggaccaACGCGGGCAACCCTAA
- a CDS encoding predicted protein: MQSGLGEAELQAVQLLPLWALVSFGLYSIAVIGWSLAHFPTCSKDAEILQGEMKEAQSELCARGVLSAEEIE, from the exons ATGCAGAGTGGGCTTGGGGAGGCAGAGCTCCAAGCCGTCCAACTG CTGCCGCTCTGGGCGTTGGTATCCTTCGGCCTGTATTCCATAGCGGTCATCGGGTGGAGCTTGGCGCACTTTCCCACGTGTTCAAAGGATGCGGAGATTCTTCAAGGCGAGATGAAGGAAGCACAGAGCGAGCTCTGTGCGCGAGGCGTGCTGAGTGCAGAGGAGATCGAGTGA
- a CDS encoding predicted protein: QTPLMAACLAGKSEVVDELLRLGADPSIPEKDGYTPSHGVAFQGREQAARVLVKHGVDVDEKHADGYHPLHRTLWGRSPRHLATARVLVKEGGANVDALDGGGSPPSHKALASSWHEMLELLLELGADVNLQAGNGETLLHLAVQNRDERAVTAIVKAGGDPAVKNSDGMSPLDMA, translated from the coding sequence CAGACGCCCCTGATGGCGGCATGCCTCGCGGGCAAAAGCGAAGTTGTTGATGAGCTTCTCAGGCTCGGGGCAGACCCATCTATCCCTGAGAAAGATGGTTACACCCCATCACACGGTGTTGCCTTTCAAGGGCGGGAGCAGGCTGCTCGTGTGCTCGTCAAGCACGGGGTTGACGTGGATGAGAAGCACGCCGATGGATACCATCCGCTACACAGAACTCTGTGGGGCAGGTCTCCTCGACATTTGGCGACTGCAAGGGTTCTGGTGAAGGAGGGCGGTGCAAATGTCGATGCACTCGATGGTGGGGGATCCCCGCCTTCGCacaaggcgctcgcgtcgtcgtggcaCGAGatgctcgagctccttctcgagctcggcgctgACGTTAACTTGCAGGCGGGCAACGGTGAGACGCTGCTTCACCTCGCGGTGCAGAATCGGGATGAGCGGGCAGTCACGGCGATCGTCAAGGCAGGAGGAGACCCGGCCGTGAAGAACAGCGATGGCATGTCGCCCTTAGACATGGCC
- the DIP gene encoding deflagellation-inducible protein (DIP13, a small deflagellation-inducible protein in Chlamydomonas reinhardtii is localized to the nucleus.), translating into MDGAKGGALADQNSQLITCIDELRNKRTAIDEQIDQEEAEKAKVQSDLQVLSKRLATLNESIARKLAARNDYDKTIQETEAAYLKILESSQTLLTVLKRESMGLERKSTGPGAV; encoded by the exons ATGGATGGAGCCAAAGGTGGTGCTCTCGCCGACCAGAACAGTCAGCTGATCACTT GCATCGACGAACTCCGCAACAAGCGCACGGCAATCGACGAACAGATTGACCAAGAGGAGGCAGAAAAGGCTAAGGTTCAGAGCGATCTCCAAGTGCTTTCGAAGCGCCTCGCCACCCTGAACGAGTCCATCGCTCGaaagctcgccgcgaggaacgacTACGACAAAACCATCCAGGAGACGGAGGCTGCTTACTTGAAGATTCTGGAGAGCAGCCAGACGCTTCTCACCGTGCTCAAGCGCGAGAGCATGGGACTGGAGAGGAAGAGCACCGGTCCCGGTGCCGTGTAG
- a CDS encoding predicted protein, with translation MLGLDYSSSDEDDDDATNVQAPTVAAEADKRGVEAGETPLQKMEGARGASNPGRTGAGVSSASDHRPSTILPSAFDLLEATGPGGVGSMTQHYSRPGPPGGGAQHSGTAVTGVKRPANGQFPLPSVPQKSGRGGQQRNVSGKPVNTLLPPQLRGRANNATQDLEALGFKRKPKPL, from the coding sequence ATGCTGGGTCTGGATTACAGCTCGTCcgatgaagacgacgacgacgcaacGAACGTGCAGGCtcccaccgtcgcggcggaggctgacaAGCGCGGGGTGGAAGCCGGAGAGACGCCGCTGCAGAAGatggagggcgcgaggggcgcgagcaACCCCGGAAGGACAGGCGCCGGGGTTTCGTCTGCGAGCGATCACCGGCCGTCGACGATCCTTCCCAGCGCTTTCGACTTGCTCGAAGCGACTGGTCCTGGAGGCGTCGGTAGCATGACGCAGCACTACAGCAGGCCCGGACCTCCGGGTGGGGGGGCGCAGCATAGTGGCACGGCAGTGACTGGTGTCAAGAGACCGGCGAATGGTCAGTTCCCGTTGCCGAGCGTCCCGCAGAAGAGCGGTCGTGGCGGCCAGCAGAGGAATGTTAGCGGAAAACCCGTGAACACGCTCCTTCCGCCGCAGCTGCGCGGCAGGGCGAACAACGCGACGCAGGATCTGGAGGCGTTGGGATTCAAGCGAAAGCCAAAGCCACTGTAG